From one Angustibacter luteus genomic stretch:
- a CDS encoding DNA repair helicase XPB: MSAPDGPLIVQSDKTLLLEVDHAEADACRKAIAPFAELERAPEHVHTYRLTPLGLWNARAAGHDAEQVVDTLLTYSRYPVPHSLLVDVAETMDRFGRLRLEKHPSHGLVLHASDVPVLEEVLRSKKVQPLVGARLDTETVAVHPSERGHLKQVLLKLGWPAEDLAGYVDGEKHAIELDLRDWHLRPYQSEAVDNFWHGGSGVVVLPCGAGKTLVGAAAMARASATTLILVTNTVSARQWREELLKRTSLTEDEIGEYSGARKEVRPVTIATYQVLTVKRKGVYPHLDLLDARDWGLILYDEVHLLPAPIFRMTADLQARRRLGLTATLVREDGREGDVFSLIGPKRYDAPWKDIEAQGYIAPADCVEVRVSLPERERLAYATAEPDVRYRLAASSDVKTKVVERLVEQHRGEPTLVIGQYIDQLDELGEHLDAPVIKGETTVTQRQKLFEAFRTGEIQLLVVSKVANFSIDLPEASVAIQVSGSFGSRQEEAQRLGRVLRPKGDGRSARFYTVVARDTVDADFAAHRQRFLAEQGYAYRIIDATDVLTGPVDGEA; the protein is encoded by the coding sequence GTGAGCGCACCCGACGGACCGCTGATCGTGCAGAGCGACAAGACGCTGCTGCTCGAGGTCGACCATGCCGAGGCGGACGCGTGCCGCAAGGCGATCGCGCCCTTCGCCGAGCTCGAGCGCGCTCCCGAGCACGTGCACACCTACCGGTTGACCCCGCTGGGGCTGTGGAACGCCAGGGCCGCCGGGCACGACGCCGAGCAGGTGGTGGACACGCTGCTCACCTACAGCCGCTACCCCGTGCCGCACTCGCTGCTGGTCGATGTCGCCGAGACCATGGACCGGTTCGGTCGACTGCGGCTCGAGAAGCACCCCAGCCACGGCCTGGTGCTGCACGCCAGCGACGTGCCGGTGCTCGAGGAGGTGCTGCGCAGCAAGAAGGTGCAGCCCCTCGTCGGCGCCCGGCTGGACACCGAGACGGTGGCGGTGCACCCGAGCGAGCGCGGGCACCTGAAGCAGGTGCTGCTGAAGCTGGGCTGGCCGGCCGAGGACCTGGCTGGCTACGTGGACGGCGAGAAGCACGCGATCGAGCTGGACCTGCGCGACTGGCACCTGCGGCCGTACCAGAGCGAGGCGGTGGACAACTTCTGGCACGGCGGCTCCGGCGTCGTGGTGCTGCCCTGTGGGGCGGGCAAGACGTTGGTCGGGGCGGCGGCGATGGCGCGGGCCAGCGCGACCACGTTGATCCTGGTGACGAACACCGTGTCTGCCCGGCAGTGGCGCGAGGAGCTGCTCAAGCGCACCTCGCTCACCGAGGACGAGATCGGCGAGTACTCGGGCGCCCGCAAGGAGGTACGCCCGGTCACCATCGCGACCTACCAGGTGCTCACCGTGAAGCGGAAGGGTGTCTACCCGCACCTGGACCTGCTGGACGCCCGCGACTGGGGCCTGATCCTGTACGACGAGGTGCACCTGCTGCCGGCGCCGATCTTCCGGATGACCGCGGACCTGCAGGCCCGACGGCGGCTGGGCCTGACCGCGACGCTCGTCCGCGAGGACGGGCGCGAGGGCGACGTCTTCAGCCTGATCGGCCCGAAGCGGTACGACGCCCCGTGGAAGGACATCGAGGCGCAGGGGTACATCGCCCCCGCTGACTGCGTCGAGGTGCGGGTGAGCCTGCCCGAGCGCGAACGGCTGGCCTACGCGACGGCCGAGCCCGACGTCCGCTACCGGTTGGCGGCGTCGTCCGACGTCAAGACGAAGGTGGTCGAGCGGCTGGTCGAGCAGCACCGTGGCGAGCCCACCCTGGTCATCGGGCAGTACATCGACCAGCTGGACGAGCTGGGCGAGCACCTGGACGCGCCCGTCATCAAGGGCGAGACCACCGTGACCCAGCGACAGAAGCTGTTCGAGGCGTTCCGCACCGGCGAGATCCAGCTGCTCGTGGTGAGCAAGGTGGCGAACTTCTCCATCGACCTGCCCGAGGCGAGCGTCGCGATCCAGGTGTCCGGCAGCTTCGGCTCGCGCCAGGAGGAGGCCCAACGCCTCGGCCGGGTGCTGCGGCCGAAGGGCGACGGGCGGTCCGCGCGGTTCTACACCGTGGTCGCGCGGGACACCGTGGACGCCGACTTCGCAGCCCACCGCCAGCGGTTCCTCGCCGAGCAGGGCTACGCCTACCGCATCATCGACGCGACCGACGTCCTGACCGGCCCTGTGGACGGCGAGGCCTGA
- a CDS encoding helix-turn-helix transcriptional regulator yields the protein MDPHAPGAPDAPSLVLRQARERAMLTQRELAVRAGVSQSVVSRLETGARPTSWTVFTLLLGALDLQPRIALEPLESHVSRMLELEQSRPALDWFDDLVFDQRAVAMLPSLVPVVVDGTLGARLHGLPLPVGDIEFLVPPSLDAAELAAACRASVISLRAGPDERTVVAERESRRLVFRTVAEPPAATLVTPPWAGTFPGDVFDDGAPVRVVPVGSLRLTNDEQRFLRHALSRAPRRE from the coding sequence GTGGACCCCCACGCGCCCGGTGCGCCCGACGCGCCGTCACTGGTCCTGCGACAGGCACGGGAGCGGGCGATGCTCACGCAGCGGGAGCTCGCCGTCCGCGCCGGCGTCTCACAGTCGGTCGTGTCCCGACTCGAGACCGGCGCCCGACCGACCTCCTGGACGGTCTTCACCCTGCTCCTGGGCGCCCTCGACCTGCAACCGCGGATCGCGCTGGAACCCCTGGAATCGCACGTCTCCCGGATGCTCGAGCTCGAGCAGTCGCGGCCGGCGCTGGACTGGTTCGACGACCTGGTGTTCGACCAGCGCGCGGTCGCGATGCTGCCCAGCCTGGTCCCGGTCGTGGTGGACGGGACGCTGGGCGCACGGCTGCACGGCCTGCCCCTCCCGGTGGGTGACATCGAGTTCCTGGTGCCGCCCAGCCTGGACGCGGCCGAGCTGGCGGCCGCGTGCCGTGCCTCGGTGATCAGCCTCCGAGCGGGGCCCGACGAGCGCACGGTGGTGGCCGAGCGCGAGAGCCGACGGCTGGTGTTCCGCACCGTGGCCGAGCCACCGGCAGCGACCCTGGTCACGCCACCGTGGGCCGGGACCTTTCCCGGCGACGTGTTCGACGACGGCGCACCGGTGCGAGTCGTACCGGTGGGCTCCCTGCGACTGACGAACGACGAGCAACGGTTCCTTCGCCACGCTCTGTCGAGGGCACCTCGCCGGGAGTAA
- a CDS encoding response regulator transcription factor, producing MPASSTPEARLLVVEDEPNIRELLSTSLRFAGFEVHTAADGATALKLAETTRPDLLVLDVMLPDMDGFAVTRRLRDQGRRMPVVFLTARDDTQDKVTGLTVGGDDYVTKPFSLEEVVARIRAVLRRTSGLEADDGARLAFADLELDEDSHEVRRSGRLVDLSPTEFKLLRYLMLNPNRVLSKAQILDHVWDYDFRGESGIVESYISYLRRKIDADSLEPLIHTRRGVGYVLRLPPERG from the coding sequence ATGCCCGCTTCGAGTACGCCAGAGGCTCGACTGCTCGTGGTCGAGGACGAGCCCAACATTCGTGAGCTGCTCTCGACGTCCCTGAGGTTCGCGGGCTTCGAGGTGCACACGGCAGCCGACGGCGCCACCGCGCTGAAGCTCGCCGAGACCACGCGACCAGACCTGCTCGTGCTGGACGTCATGCTCCCCGACATGGACGGCTTCGCCGTCACCCGCCGGCTGCGCGACCAGGGACGGCGCATGCCCGTCGTCTTCCTCACCGCGCGCGACGACACCCAGGACAAGGTCACCGGCCTCACCGTCGGCGGCGACGACTACGTCACCAAGCCGTTCAGCCTGGAGGAGGTCGTGGCCCGGATCCGCGCCGTGCTGCGCCGCACCAGCGGGCTCGAGGCGGACGACGGCGCGCGGCTCGCGTTCGCCGACCTCGAGCTCGACGAGGACTCCCACGAGGTGCGGCGGAGCGGGCGGCTCGTCGACCTGTCCCCCACCGAGTTCAAGCTGCTGCGCTACCTGATGCTCAACCCCAACCGGGTGCTGTCCAAGGCTCAGATCCTGGACCACGTCTGGGACTACGACTTCCGCGGCGAGTCCGGCATCGTCGAGTCCTACATCTCCTACCTGCGGCGCAAGATCGACGCCGACTCCCTCGAGCCGCTGATCCACACGCGGCGCGGGGTCGGCTACGTGCTGCGGCTGCCCCCCGAGCGAGGCTGA
- a CDS encoding HAMP domain-containing sensor histidine kinase, translated as MAEAGLAARLDRVSLRDRLVAVLVLLALVALTIMGTLAVTLLRGQLVSKVDDQILATEQVLVRNPDSGPQQQQQQQSPRGIPTSTFGVFLPDTGGNYPIGRRIGSGSPDLDAITDQVVAQHDGKPFTVQSATGGGHWRVVAVQGTDAELGPGTLVIGQSLRDVDDTVTRMAVILLVVGVIVLVLVGVAGALIVRQTLRPLREVEDVAGAIAAGDLSRRVPEHPTSTEVGRLAASLNAMLSQIERAFAVQSASEERMRRFASDASHELRTPLAAVRGYAELYRQGAVTQKADLDTTMRRIENEATRMGGLVEDLLTLARLDEQRDEKRVPVDLTVVAADAVQDARALDPARSVRLTGRGGEPLGPIEVLGDEPRLRQVVTNLVANALRHTPAGSPVELAVGHDGAFGIVEVRDHGTGIAPDHARKVFERFFRADASRQRSSGGSGLGLAIVAAIVGAHGGQVGVSETPGGGATFAVRLPLVRNGLAFTGHSQEEPSAQPTA; from the coding sequence GTGGCTGAAGCAGGCCTGGCCGCCCGGCTCGACCGGGTCTCTCTTCGCGACCGGCTGGTCGCGGTCCTGGTGCTGCTCGCGCTCGTCGCGCTCACGATCATGGGCACCCTCGCCGTGACGCTGCTGCGCGGCCAGCTGGTGAGCAAGGTCGACGACCAGATCCTGGCCACCGAGCAGGTCCTGGTGCGCAACCCCGACTCCGGCCCGCAGCAGCAGCAACAGCAGCAGTCACCGCGCGGCATCCCGACGTCCACGTTCGGGGTGTTCCTGCCCGACACCGGTGGCAACTACCCGATCGGCCGGCGGATCGGCTCCGGCAGCCCGGACCTGGACGCGATCACCGACCAGGTCGTCGCCCAGCACGACGGCAAGCCGTTCACCGTGCAGAGCGCGACGGGCGGCGGCCACTGGCGCGTCGTCGCCGTCCAGGGGACCGACGCCGAACTCGGCCCGGGCACCCTGGTGATCGGTCAGAGCCTGCGGGACGTCGACGACACCGTGACCCGGATGGCCGTCATCCTGCTCGTGGTCGGCGTCATCGTGCTCGTGCTGGTCGGTGTTGCTGGCGCGCTGATCGTCCGGCAGACCCTGCGCCCGCTGCGCGAGGTCGAGGACGTCGCGGGAGCCATCGCGGCCGGCGACCTGTCCCGGCGCGTCCCGGAGCACCCGACGTCCACCGAGGTGGGCCGGCTGGCCGCGTCGCTGAACGCCATGCTCAGCCAGATCGAGCGGGCCTTCGCCGTGCAGTCCGCCTCCGAGGAGCGGATGCGCCGCTTCGCCTCCGACGCCAGCCACGAGCTGCGCACGCCGCTGGCCGCCGTCCGCGGCTACGCCGAGCTGTACCGCCAGGGCGCCGTCACGCAGAAGGCCGACCTCGACACCACGATGCGCCGCATCGAGAACGAGGCGACCCGGATGGGCGGCCTCGTCGAGGACCTGCTCACGCTCGCCCGGCTCGACGAGCAGCGCGACGAGAAGCGGGTGCCCGTCGACCTCACCGTCGTCGCGGCGGACGCCGTGCAGGACGCCCGCGCCCTGGACCCGGCCCGCTCCGTCCGGCTGACCGGACGCGGCGGCGAGCCGCTCGGCCCCATCGAGGTGCTGGGCGACGAACCCCGGCTGCGCCAGGTGGTCACGAACCTCGTGGCCAACGCGCTGCGGCACACCCCGGCCGGCTCCCCCGTCGAGCTGGCGGTGGGCCACGACGGCGCTTTCGGCATCGTCGAGGTCCGCGACCACGGCACCGGCATCGCCCCGGACCACGCCCGCAAGGTCTTCGAACGCTTCTTCCGCGCCGACGCGTCGCGGCAACGAAGCTCGGGCGGCTCCGGCCTCGGGCTGGCCATCGTCGCCGCGATCGTGGGCGCCCACGGTGGCCAGGTCGGCGTCAGCGAGACCCCCGGCGGCGGCGCCACCTTCGCCGTCCGGCTGCCGCTGGTCCGCAACGGGCTCGCATTCACAGGCCACTCCCAGGAAGAGCCCAGCGCCCAGCCAACTGCGTGA
- a CDS encoding S1C family serine protease: MTEPQPQASQSTATSTQDAEPTIEWYGPSTPAHESTTPLALGETNPYGQQPAGAPPVPPTPTHGTGGHGRPRWVDVCVAAVVAAVVAGGTTAGVLAATNDDSTANVSSSGNHSSGNAAAGTGSGPVSQASAVAPDWNKVATAVEPSVVAITATTQSGGAQGSGVILDAKGRVLTNNHVVAGVGSDAKLTVTTSGGLTYTATVVGTDPSTDLAVIQMKGATNLTPATLGDSDAVKVGAPVMAVGNPLGLAGTVTTGIVSALDRPVTTSNETEGDQGSQDQQGQGTIPGLPGQGEQQPTQPSQGSSTDSTVVTNAIQTDAAVNPGNSGGALVDINGRVIGVPSSIASLGASAGSQAGSIGLGFSIPINEAKSIADQLIADGTAEHPFLGVSLKDGSVKQDQAERNAAIVGDVTANSPASAAGLKKDDAIIAVDGESVNGSESLVAQIRERSVGSKVELTIVRDGKQQSVSATLTKKSAG, from the coding sequence ATGACCGAACCGCAGCCGCAGGCATCGCAGTCCACCGCGACGAGCACCCAGGACGCCGAGCCCACCATCGAGTGGTACGGCCCCTCGACGCCGGCGCACGAGAGCACGACGCCGCTCGCGCTGGGCGAGACGAACCCCTACGGCCAGCAGCCGGCCGGCGCCCCGCCGGTTCCGCCGACCCCGACCCACGGCACCGGTGGCCACGGCCGCCCGCGCTGGGTCGACGTCTGCGTCGCCGCCGTGGTAGCCGCCGTCGTCGCCGGTGGGACCACCGCCGGGGTGCTCGCCGCCACGAACGACGACAGCACCGCGAACGTCTCGAGCAGCGGCAACCACAGCAGCGGCAACGCTGCCGCCGGCACCGGCTCCGGCCCGGTCTCCCAGGCCAGCGCCGTCGCGCCGGACTGGAACAAGGTGGCCACCGCCGTCGAGCCGAGCGTCGTCGCGATCACCGCGACCACGCAGAGCGGCGGCGCCCAGGGTTCCGGCGTCATCCTCGACGCCAAGGGCCGCGTGCTCACCAACAACCACGTGGTGGCCGGTGTCGGCAGCGACGCCAAGCTGACCGTGACCACGTCCGGCGGGCTCACCTACACCGCGACCGTCGTCGGCACCGACCCCTCGACCGACCTCGCCGTCATCCAGATGAAGGGCGCCACCAACCTCACCCCCGCGACCCTGGGCGACTCCGACGCCGTCAAGGTCGGCGCCCCCGTGATGGCCGTCGGCAACCCGCTCGGGCTGGCCGGCACGGTCACCACCGGCATCGTCAGCGCGCTGGACCGCCCGGTCACCACGTCGAACGAGACCGAGGGCGACCAGGGTAGCCAGGACCAGCAGGGCCAGGGCACCATCCCCGGCCTGCCCGGCCAGGGCGAGCAGCAGCCCACCCAGCCCAGCCAGGGCTCCAGCACCGACAGCACCGTGGTCACCAACGCCATCCAGACCGACGCGGCCGTGAACCCCGGCAACTCGGGCGGCGCGCTGGTCGACATCAACGGCCGGGTGATCGGCGTCCCGTCGTCCATCGCCTCGCTCGGTGCCAGCGCCGGCAGCCAGGCCGGCAGCATCGGCCTCGGCTTCTCGATCCCGATCAACGAGGCCAAGTCGATCGCCGACCAGCTGATCGCCGACGGCACCGCGGAGCACCCCTTCCTGGGCGTCAGCCTGAAGGACGGCTCGGTCAAGCAGGACCAGGCCGAGCGCAACGCCGCGATCGTCGGGGACGTCACCGCGAACAGCCCGGCCTCCGCGGCCGGCCTGAAGAAGGACGACGCGATCATCGCCGTGGACGGCGAGTCCGTGAACGGCTCGGAGTCGCTGGTCGCTCAGATCCGCGAGCGCTCGGTCGGCAGCAAGGTCGAGCTGACCATCGTGCGGGACGGCAAGCAGCAGAGCGTCAGCGCGACGCTCACCAAGAAGTCGGCCGGCTGA
- a CDS encoding MFS transporter, with the protein MNRSSTRALVGLAGPTFLPLGFLAKLPLAMGQLGMLLVVADRTDSYATGGLAAAAIGLGSAIGAPAAGASADRFGQRIVLLVVGPLYAAGMLGVLALTRSGASTGALVAAGALAGLFAPQVGPLARVRWVALIRRAGEPEAERQRVTQAFALEGATDEASFVAGPALVGLLASLAGPQSVPVVIAVLSLTAVTAFALHPTARVVRPSHTPHLTAARRGGLPGGATTVLLLVGGALLGLVFGGTQVGVTSLTASLGHAGAGGLVYGLLGLGSALAGLASARIPQRFALPDRLVAFALALALLSLPLLLVNQLWTVSLAVMAFGCAVAPYLIVLYALAERATPIERAATVMTMLSSAVIVGYAAGTAVAGVLADDHGHRAAFAVPVAAGCAAFVLAVLSRPRLSRPTSW; encoded by the coding sequence GTGAACCGCTCGTCCACCCGTGCCCTCGTGGGCCTCGCCGGGCCCACCTTCCTGCCGCTCGGCTTCCTCGCGAAGCTGCCGCTGGCCATGGGTCAGCTGGGCATGCTGCTGGTCGTCGCGGACCGCACGGACTCGTACGCGACCGGCGGCCTGGCGGCCGCCGCCATCGGCCTCGGCTCGGCGATCGGCGCCCCGGCGGCGGGCGCGTCCGCCGACCGGTTCGGCCAGCGCATCGTCCTGCTCGTGGTCGGCCCGCTGTACGCCGCCGGGATGCTGGGCGTCCTCGCCCTCACCCGCAGCGGCGCCTCCACCGGGGCGCTGGTCGCGGCCGGGGCGCTGGCCGGGCTGTTCGCGCCGCAGGTGGGGCCGCTGGCCCGGGTGCGCTGGGTGGCGTTGATCCGGCGCGCCGGCGAGCCCGAGGCGGAACGCCAGCGGGTGACCCAGGCGTTCGCGCTCGAGGGCGCCACGGACGAGGCGAGCTTCGTCGCCGGCCCGGCCCTGGTCGGGCTGCTGGCCAGCCTCGCCGGTCCGCAGTCGGTGCCGGTCGTGATCGCCGTCCTGTCACTGACGGCGGTGACGGCGTTCGCGCTGCACCCCACGGCCCGCGTCGTCCGGCCCTCGCACACGCCGCACCTGACCGCAGCCCGGCGTGGCGGGCTGCCGGGCGGGGCGACCACGGTGCTGCTGCTGGTCGGCGGCGCCCTGCTGGGTCTGGTCTTCGGCGGCACCCAGGTCGGCGTCACCAGCCTGACCGCCTCGCTGGGCCATGCGGGCGCCGGCGGGTTGGTCTACGGCCTGCTCGGCCTCGGCAGCGCGCTGGCCGGGCTGGCGAGCGCCCGCATCCCGCAGCGGTTCGCCCTGCCGGACCGGCTGGTCGCCTTCGCGCTCGCCCTCGCCCTGCTGTCGCTGCCGCTGCTGCTGGTCAACCAGCTGTGGACGGTGTCCCTGGCGGTCATGGCGTTCGGCTGCGCGGTGGCCCCGTACCTCATCGTGCTCTACGCGCTCGCCGAGCGGGCCACTCCGATCGAGCGGGCCGCCACGGTCATGACGATGCTGTCCAGTGCCGTGATCGTCGGGTACGCCGCCGGGACCGCGGTGGCCGGCGTCCTCGCGGACGACCACGGCCACCGGGCGGCTTTCGCCGTCCCGGTGGCCGCGGGGTGTGCTGCGTTCGTGCTGGCCGTGCTCAGCCGTCCCCGGCTCAGCCGGCCGACTTCTTGGTGA
- a CDS encoding AAA family ATPase, whose amino-acid sequence MPAADPDPLEAERGYLERARSQLARMRERTLSLEAQGGDRVSSEFLAATLYHRAASLADDPTSTLFFGRIDTDAVPPDPEERWYIGRRHVADEAGDPVVIDWRADVSRAFYRASRAEPMGVRLRRRFGVDHGRITAYEDEHLTDAGETEQRSQILAGEIERPRVGPMRDIVATIQPEQDAIVRADVSTTVCVQGAPGTGKTAVGLHRAAWLLYAYRERLARSGVLVVGPNRAFLEHVGSVLPALGEIEVAHTTAEQLVGSVPVRASEPAALATLKGDARMAEVLSRAVWATVREPDDALVVPRGSRRWRVPAYEVREILTELRTRGVRYSAARAMLSHRLAHAVLLLMEEAGDSPDDRVQDAVARSRPVKAYVDAVWPAVDAPRLVMTLLSDRDLLAASADGILSEAEQDLLAWPTPARGPRSAPWTPADAVLVDEVEDVLTRTPSLGHVVLDEAQDLSPMQLRAVGRRCSTGSMTVLGDIAQGTTPWSTRSWAESLRHLGQDGAHVEELVRGFRVPSAVIDFAAQLLPFMAPGLAAPESVREDPGVLELRAVAADDVVPATVEAARSALAIEGSVGVIVADAEVAAVARAFSTAGLEHLRLGRDDELDGGTADHEDGAHRLHLVPATVAKGLEFDRVVVVEPAAIAAAEPDERTGLRRLYVVLTRAVTGLTVVHAEPLPEALSPG is encoded by the coding sequence GTGCCTGCCGCTGATCCGGATCCCCTCGAAGCGGAGCGCGGCTACCTGGAGCGGGCCCGATCGCAGCTCGCCCGGATGCGCGAGCGGACGCTGTCGCTGGAGGCGCAGGGCGGGGACCGGGTGTCCAGCGAGTTCCTGGCCGCCACGCTCTACCACCGGGCCGCGTCGTTGGCCGACGACCCGACGTCCACGCTGTTCTTCGGCCGGATCGACACCGACGCCGTACCCCCGGACCCCGAGGAGCGCTGGTACATCGGCCGCCGGCACGTGGCCGACGAGGCCGGCGACCCGGTGGTGATCGACTGGCGGGCGGACGTCTCGCGGGCCTTCTACCGGGCCAGCCGGGCCGAGCCGATGGGCGTGCGGCTGCGCCGCCGGTTCGGCGTGGACCACGGGCGGATCACGGCGTACGAGGACGAGCACCTCACCGACGCCGGCGAGACGGAGCAGCGCAGCCAGATCCTGGCCGGCGAGATCGAGCGGCCGCGCGTCGGGCCGATGCGCGACATCGTCGCCACCATCCAGCCCGAGCAGGACGCGATCGTGCGCGCCGACGTGTCCACCACGGTCTGCGTGCAAGGAGCGCCGGGCACCGGCAAGACGGCGGTGGGGCTGCACCGGGCGGCCTGGCTGCTGTACGCCTACCGCGAGCGGCTGGCCCGCAGCGGCGTGCTGGTCGTCGGCCCGAACCGCGCCTTCCTCGAGCACGTCGGGTCGGTGCTCCCGGCGCTCGGCGAGATCGAGGTCGCGCACACCACGGCCGAGCAGCTGGTCGGCTCCGTGCCGGTGCGGGCGAGCGAGCCGGCCGCCCTGGCCACGTTGAAGGGCGACGCGCGGATGGCGGAGGTGCTGTCCCGCGCGGTGTGGGCCACGGTGCGCGAGCCGGACGACGCCCTCGTCGTGCCGCGCGGCTCGCGGCGCTGGCGGGTACCGGCGTACGAGGTGCGCGAGATCCTCACCGAGCTGCGCACCCGAGGCGTGCGGTACTCGGCCGCCCGGGCCATGCTGTCGCACCGGCTGGCGCACGCCGTGCTGCTGCTGATGGAGGAGGCCGGCGACTCACCGGACGACCGGGTGCAGGACGCGGTGGCCCGCTCACGCCCGGTGAAGGCGTACGTGGACGCCGTGTGGCCGGCCGTGGATGCACCCCGGCTGGTGATGACCCTGCTGTCCGACCGGGACCTGCTGGCCGCGAGCGCCGACGGCATCCTGTCCGAGGCGGAGCAGGACCTGCTCGCCTGGCCGACGCCGGCCCGCGGCCCGCGGTCGGCGCCGTGGACGCCGGCCGATGCCGTGCTGGTCGACGAGGTCGAGGACGTGCTGACCCGCACCCCCTCCCTCGGCCACGTGGTGCTGGACGAGGCGCAGGACCTGTCCCCCATGCAGCTGCGGGCCGTCGGACGACGGTGCTCCACGGGGTCGATGACCGTGCTCGGCGACATCGCGCAGGGCACGACGCCCTGGTCGACGCGCTCCTGGGCCGAGTCGTTGCGGCACCTGGGTCAGGACGGCGCGCACGTCGAGGAGCTGGTCCGCGGCTTCCGCGTGCCCTCGGCGGTCATCGACTTCGCGGCGCAGCTGCTGCCGTTCATGGCGCCCGGCCTGGCGGCGCCCGAGTCGGTCCGCGAGGACCCGGGCGTGCTCGAGCTGCGCGCGGTGGCCGCGGACGACGTCGTGCCCGCGACCGTCGAGGCGGCCCGGTCGGCGCTGGCGATCGAGGGGTCGGTCGGCGTCATCGTGGCGGACGCGGAGGTCGCCGCCGTGGCGCGGGCGTTCTCAACCGCGGGCCTCGAGCACCTGCGGCTGGGCCGCGACGACGAGCTGGACGGTGGCACGGCCGACCACGAGGACGGCGCGCACCGGCTGCACCTGGTCCCGGCCACGGTCGCCAAGGGCCTGGAGTTCGACCGGGTCGTCGTCGTGGAACCGGCCGCGATCGCCGCCGCCGAGCCGGACGAGCGGACCGGCCTGCGCCGGCTGTACGTCGTCCTGACCCGTGCGGTGACCGGGCTCACCGTCGTCCACGCCGAGCCCCTGCCCGAAGCCCTCAGCCCCGGGTGA
- a CDS encoding SRPBCC family protein, protein MELQHTFTVPIGIDEAWAAFTDIERIAPCLPGAVITSVDGDDFEGTAKVKLGPIALQYAGKGTWVSRDDATYSAVIEAQGKDKRGNGTAGATIRAHLEPDAAGTKVVVDTELKITGRPAQFGRGVIQDVGGKLLDQFALCLSTRLAEPAAAADVPTASEPTASEPTGSEPIAPTGEMPSDATGEPVASAPPVEAAVPPPVAIPPGPPAEPAEVNLGSVVGPVLLKRYGPWVGGLVVVAIIVWAVTRG, encoded by the coding sequence ATGGAGCTGCAGCACACGTTCACCGTGCCCATCGGGATCGACGAGGCGTGGGCGGCGTTCACCGACATCGAGCGGATCGCGCCCTGCCTGCCCGGCGCCGTGATCACCTCGGTGGACGGTGACGACTTCGAGGGCACGGCCAAGGTCAAGCTCGGCCCGATCGCCCTGCAGTACGCCGGCAAGGGCACCTGGGTCTCCCGGGACGACGCGACGTACAGCGCCGTCATCGAGGCGCAGGGCAAGGACAAGCGCGGCAACGGGACGGCGGGCGCGACCATCAGGGCGCACCTGGAGCCCGACGCCGCCGGCACCAAGGTCGTCGTCGACACCGAGCTGAAGATCACCGGGCGCCCGGCCCAGTTCGGCCGCGGCGTCATCCAGGACGTCGGTGGCAAGCTGCTCGACCAGTTCGCGCTGTGCCTGTCCACCCGCCTCGCCGAGCCCGCCGCCGCCGCCGACGTACCCACAGCGTCCGAACCTACGGCGTCCGAACCCACCGGGTCCGAACCGATCGCACCCACAGGTGAGATGCCTTCGGACGCTACGGGCGAGCCGGTGGCCTCCGCGCCGCCGGTGGAGGCCGCCGTCCCGCCGCCGGTGGCGATCCCGCCGGGGCCACCCGCGGAGCCGGCCGAGGTCAACCTGGGCAGCGTCGTCGGCCCGGTCCTGCTCAAGCGCTACGGGCCCTGGGTCGGTGGCCTCGTGGTGGTCGCCATCATCGTCTGGGCGGTCACCCGGGGCTGA